The DNA segment GAATTCCACGCATCGGCCGCAGAGGATCGCGCTCTGGATGGTCGTGATGGTTTCCGGCGCGACGGCGGCGATCGGCCCGGCGGTCACCATTGTCCGCTGGAGCCGGGCAAGGGCGTCAAGGTCCGAATCGAGCCGCCGCCTCTCGCGGTCGTCGAGCGCCGCCTTCACCTTGGCGAGCAGGCTCGCCAGTTGTTCTGCGCGGGCGTTCTGCCCGGCCAACGTGCGGCCATCGACCTCGGCCTGCAGGGCGGCGACCTCGGCAGCGTTCGGCCTTGTGTAGGCCCGCCGCAAGCTGTTTCGGATCAGGAAGCGCTTGCGTCGATCATCGGCAATCTCATCGAGGTCGAAGTGGCGAGCGATGATATCGCGCATCCGCTCCGCCGTGCGGCGGTTGACGTCGAGGCGGCCGGCCATCTCGTCGAGCGTTAGGCCCTCGGTCGTGTCAGAGAGCGCGTGGACAAGCGCCAGCAGGCGGTCGAGCTTCGCCATCCGTTCGGTCATCACGCCCCCTGCGTCCGTATCTGTCGCAGGATCGAGCAAGCGCCAATGGATGGCAAGCACCGTGCAGAGCCGTCTTTCCTGGCATCAGGCGTCGAAGCTCGCCTGAAAGCTCGTCGGCATCAGCGAAACGTGGGCGTCGAGCGGTGGCCGCAATTCGAATGCGCGCGGTTCGCGGGCGAAGTTCCACAGGCGGACAAGGCACCAGTCGCGCCGCCGTTCCTCGGCGACCAAGAGTTCGTTGCGGCTGATGTGGAAGGGCGTTCGCTCCCAGCCGTTGGTGGTCTTCACCTCGATGAGGCGCGGACGACCATCGGCGTCGAAGCTGGCGATGTCATAGCCGGTGCCGTCGCCGTCTTGATCCGACACCCAGCGGACGCGCTGGGCAAGGTCGTCGCGACCGGCTGCGGTCAGTGACGATCGTTCGTGAAGGACGATCCGCTCCTCGCCGGGGCGGCCCAGCGCGCGGTTGCGGGCATCGCGCTCGGCAACGTCGAAACGCCGGGCGATATGCTGCATCTTCTCGAGTTCGTCCGGTGGTGGCGCGTTGCTGAGCGTCGGCGGCGGCCCGATCCAAAGGATCGGCGCTTCCCGCACGCGCGATGGCCCCGTCGTCTCGGATGGTGACAGGCGGGTTTCAGGCGAAAGCCAGGCCGGGTGAGCAGACAACCGGCGCGCCACGGCGTCTTCGAGAGATCGTTGGTAGTTGAAGGCGGGCTTGTAACCTGGAATCCAGTCTTCGCCGAGCCCCTTAAGCACCGCGCTGATGTTCTGATGCTTGTATTCGATGGATCCGCGCGGGCGCCCGATCGCCTCCTGCAGCCGCCGATTGTGTTCGGCCTTGCTGTATAGGCGCCCGGCCTCATCATCGGCCAGCATCGCGAAATAGTCGGCGACGATTCGTCGTTTTGTTTATCGGTCCAGTCGCCGGATGCCATCGTCAGAGGCTATGCGATCGCCGGGTCGCTGTCACTCGCGACCATCGCTCGGCGGATTGACAGCCACCAGCGACCTCCTATGTATCACAAATGTAGATACATGGGAGGTCACCGATGCGTGTCCAGGTCAAGCGGTGGGGCAACAGCGCCTCGGTGCGCATTCCCGCATCGGTGATGGCGGCGGCGGCCTTGCGGATCGATCAGGAGGTCAATGTCCGCGAGGACGAGGGAAGGATCGTGATCGAGCCCGTCATCGCGCCGTCCTATGATCTCGACTCGTTGCTCGCCGGGATGGCGCCGGAAACCTTCCCCGACGAGGTCGATTTCGGACGCCCGGTCGGACAGGAGGCGTGATGAAGCCGGGCTATGTCCCGGATACCGGCGACGTCGTCTGGCTCCACTTCGATCCGCAGGCGGGGCACGAGCAGGCGGGGCACCGCCCGGCGCTGGTGCTGTCCCCCGCGCGCTACAACGGGGTGCGCGGCATGATGCTCTGTTGCCCGATGACCTCGCGGATCAAGGGCTACCCGTTCGAGGTGGTCGACGGCGACGATCCGCCGAGCGTGGTGTTGGCCGATCAGGTGAAGAGCCTCGACTGGCGCGCCGGGCGAGCCGAGAGGAAGGGTCGGGTGTCGCCGGCCACGCTAGCGGAAGTGCGCGCGAAGGTCCGCGCGCTGCTCGAGCTGTAGCCGGGAGAGGCAGGCCGAAGCCCGCCTCCCCCGGCCGGTATCAGGCCGCTTCCCCCGACAGCCACGGGGCGAACACCTCGGCGTCGTTGCTGGCCTTGCCGACCCGCTTTGCGAAGCTGGCCGCGCGTCGCGCCTGTAGCGCCGGTATGTACCCGCGCCCTTCGCGCAGCTGCTCGATGCTGCGGAGGAGGCGATCCTCGACAACGTCGATGTCGGCACGGCCGTCCAGCAGCTTGCGCCAGCGGGCGAGCAGCAGCGCCAGCGTGATGACGTCGCCCTCGCACACCTCCTGCACGAGCTCGAACTGCCCGGCGTTGATGAGCTTGGCGACCATGAACGGCGCCACCGTCATCTTCGCCGGAATGTCGAGCGCAGCGGCATATTCGGCCTGATGGATCGGCTTCATCTTGAAGCCGCCGGTCAGGACGCGGGCGAAGTCGACATGCCGGACACGACCGTCGCCACCGAAGGCGATCCAGCCCCAGTTCGCCGGCAGCGAAAGGCCGTGCTTCATCGCCGCACACGCGATCAGCGGCAGGTCGTGAAAGGAGCCGGCCCACGACACGAACTCGGCGTTGGACGGCGCGTCGGCCAGAACTTGCAGGACGCCGGCGATGACCTCGCGCTCATCGTGGTCCGGCGCACTCAGCGTCACGAAGCGCGACACGTCCACGTTGCCGTCTTGGTGCTCGGTCAGCACCATCGCGGACGCAGTCACGATCGTCTGAAAGACCCAGCGCGGCGTCTTCAGCGGACATTCCGCGCGGGTGTAGCGGCGGCTGTCGCCTTCGTCGTTGCCGGGGACCCAGCGTTCCATCGCGCGATAGCGCTGGTGCCCCGCCTCATCGAGCACGGCGCTCTCCAGGTCGACGATGACGTAGCTGCGCGGGCGGCGCGGTTCGAACAGGTTCTCGGTCTTCATGCTTTTTCTCCAGGGGGATCATCCCCATCACGGTGTCAATGACTGCGGCGGCCGGCCTCGGAGGTCGGAGGCCGGCCACCTCGCGTCAGCCGAAGCGGACGATCGTCTCGAGCGGCTTCTCCGGCTCCATCCATGCACCTCCGGGGGGCACGAACTGGTTGTCGGCGAGCAGCTCGTCACCCAGGGTCGCCGCGGTTGCCATGATGCGCTTCATCGCAAGCCTGCGACCGGTGCCGATGTTCCTTGGCT comes from the Qipengyuania sediminis genome and includes:
- the mazF gene encoding endoribonuclease MazF, with protein sequence MKPGYVPDTGDVVWLHFDPQAGHEQAGHRPALVLSPARYNGVRGMMLCCPMTSRIKGYPFEVVDGDDPPSVVLADQVKSLDWRAGRAERKGRVSPATLAEVRAKVRALLEL
- a CDS encoding DUF3883 domain-containing protein, encoding MLADDEAGRLYSKAEHNRRLQEAIGRPRGSIEYKHQNISAVLKGLGEDWIPGYKPAFNYQRSLEDAVARRLSAHPAWLSPETRLSPSETTGPSRVREAPILWIGPPPTLSNAPPPDELEKMQHIARRFDVAERDARNRALGRPGEERIVLHERSSLTAAGRDDLAQRVRWVSDQDGDGTGYDIASFDADGRPRLIEVKTTNGWERTPFHISRNELLVAEERRRDWCLVRLWNFAREPRAFELRPPLDAHVSLMPTSFQASFDA
- a CDS encoding AbrB/MazE/SpoVT family DNA-binding domain-containing protein gives rise to the protein MRVQVKRWGNSASVRIPASVMAAAALRIDQEVNVREDEGRIVIEPVIAPSYDLDSLLAGMAPETFPDEVDFGRPVGQEA